One region of Desulfuromonas sp. genomic DNA includes:
- a CDS encoding ion transporter, with protein MEQYNKPDPPESRKTESWRYRVHEVIFEADTPAGKLFDILLIASILISVIAVMLDSIESLRLRFAGQFYAIEWFFTILFTIEYVLRLSCVGKPLKYARSFFGIVDLMAIIPTYLSLLLPGSQYFLVIRILRILRIFRILKLVPYLGEAQLLMRALKASGRKITVFLYTVLTLVVIFGSLMYVIEGGDNGFTSIPRSIYWAIVTLTTVGYGQVAPQTGLGQFLASGIMILGYGIIAVPTGIVTVEMTQAYKKVSTQSCPECSAEGHDADAVHCKFCGSKL; from the coding sequence ATGGAACAGTACAACAAACCGGATCCACCCGAATCGCGAAAAACCGAAAGCTGGCGCTACCGCGTACACGAGGTGATTTTCGAAGCCGACACGCCGGCCGGCAAACTGTTCGACATTCTGCTAATTGCGAGCATTCTGATCAGCGTTATTGCGGTCATGCTCGACAGTATCGAATCACTGCGTCTGCGCTTCGCCGGGCAGTTCTACGCGATCGAATGGTTTTTCACCATTCTCTTTACGATCGAATACGTCCTCCGGTTAAGCTGCGTCGGAAAGCCGCTGAAGTATGCGCGCAGTTTTTTCGGCATTGTCGACCTGATGGCAATTATCCCGACTTACCTCAGCCTGCTGCTCCCCGGCAGTCAATATTTCCTGGTGATCCGGATTCTCCGTATCCTCAGGATATTCCGTATTCTCAAGCTGGTTCCCTACCTCGGCGAAGCGCAGCTGCTGATGCGGGCGCTGAAGGCCAGCGGCCGGAAAATCACCGTCTTTCTCTACACGGTGCTGACCCTGGTCGTCATCTTCGGTTCATTGATGTACGTGATTGAAGGAGGAGACAACGGCTTCACGAGTATCCCGCGCAGCATCTACTGGGCGATCGTCACCCTGACCACGGTCGGCTACGGTCAGGTCGCTCCGCAGACGGGACTGGGACAGTTCCTGGCATCCGGTATCATGATCCTCGGCTATGGCATTATCGCCGTTCCGACCGGGATCGTGACCGTCGAGATGACCCAGGCCTACAAGAAAGTTTCAACCCAATCCTGTCCGGAGTGCAGCGCCGAAGGACATGACGCTGATGCCGTCCACTGCAAATTCTGCGGCAGCAAATTGTAA
- a CDS encoding alpha/beta hydrolase, giving the protein MQLKINESTIHYDDLGKGPAVVLIHGFPLSRQMWAPQVEPLIAAGYRLILPDLRGFGDSEGGGRNVAMDVYADDLIGLLDYLEIERAVVGGMSMGGYVLMNLLERYPDRISGAMFLVTRAAADDEAGKQKRDELIDAVETGRKALVAETFVGVLFADETADQQPELVAEVRQWMEAVTPQGLIGGLAAMRERPDYADRLDRFRLPALVLGADQDKAIPLEHYRTLVDGLPDAEGVLIAGGGHMVNMEMPEVFNQAILRFLARF; this is encoded by the coding sequence ATGCAACTGAAAATCAACGAAAGCACGATCCATTACGACGATCTCGGCAAAGGGCCGGCGGTGGTTCTGATCCACGGATTTCCCTTGTCGCGCCAGATGTGGGCGCCGCAGGTTGAGCCGTTAATTGCAGCCGGCTATCGGCTGATCCTGCCGGACCTGCGCGGTTTCGGTGATTCGGAAGGGGGCGGCCGTAATGTCGCGATGGATGTCTATGCCGACGATCTTATCGGGCTCCTCGATTATCTCGAAATCGAGCGAGCGGTGGTTGGCGGGATGTCGATGGGTGGCTACGTGCTGATGAACCTTCTCGAAAGATATCCTGACCGGATTTCCGGAGCGATGTTCCTGGTCACCCGGGCGGCCGCTGACGACGAAGCGGGGAAACAGAAACGGGATGAGCTGATCGATGCAGTTGAGACTGGCCGCAAGGCACTAGTTGCCGAAACCTTTGTCGGTGTACTGTTCGCTGATGAGACTGCCGATCAACAGCCGGAGCTGGTTGCCGAGGTCCGCCAGTGGATGGAAGCCGTGACCCCGCAAGGTCTGATCGGCGGCCTGGCGGCGATGCGCGAGCGGCCGGACTATGCCGACCGGCTCGACCGGTTCCGGCTGCCGGCCCTGGTGCTCGGCGCCGACCAGGACAAGGCGATTCCGCTCGAGCATTACCGGACATTGGTCGACGGATTGCCGGATGCCGAGGGAGTGCTCATCGCCGGCGGCGGTCACATGGTCAACATGGAGATGCCGGAGGTGTTCAATCAGGCAATTCTGCGGTTTCTGGCTCGCTTTTAA
- a CDS encoding peptidase M48, with protein MKTVFIILFVLVLLVRFFLRQLNISHLKKHGHEIPAGFAGAIDAETLTRTSDYTLAKDRVEAVESLLGSIIAGLYLFSPIFPWYDQIIASFGFGFILHGLIFFLILGLIQGLIGIPFSLYRTFVLEEKFGFNTMTLRLWLSDLAKGAALSLIISGILLGGAFALIASSPQWWWLWVWGFVALVTLFLMHLSPYVIEPLFFKFEPVQKEGLEEGVRSMAEKAGLTISKIQQVDASRRSRHGNAYFTGIGKVKRIVLFDTLLEKLTNHEALAVLAHEIGHWKKGHIWKRLVKTELLTLLFFWASWYCLDQGWLPSLLGLDTASFFSQLVIIGFVISILSFPLTPFSSWLSRRDEWQADAFACELHGEAKDLASSLVKMSRDNLANLHPHPLYAWFYYSHPALAERVGRLLGR; from the coding sequence ATGAAAACAGTTTTTATCATCCTCTTCGTACTGGTTTTACTGGTCCGTTTTTTTCTGCGCCAACTCAATATCAGCCATCTCAAAAAACATGGTCACGAAATCCCGGCCGGATTTGCGGGGGCAATTGATGCCGAGACCCTGACCAGAACATCCGACTACACCCTGGCCAAGGACCGGGTCGAGGCGGTTGAGTCGCTGCTCGGCAGCATCATTGCCGGCCTCTACCTCTTCAGCCCGATATTTCCCTGGTACGATCAAATCATCGCCTCATTCGGTTTCGGTTTTATCCTGCACGGGCTGATCTTTTTCCTGATCCTCGGCCTCATTCAGGGCCTGATCGGTATCCCGTTCAGTCTCTACCGGACCTTCGTCCTCGAAGAGAAGTTCGGCTTCAATACGATGACGCTGCGGCTCTGGCTGAGTGATCTGGCCAAGGGGGCGGCACTCTCACTGATTATCTCCGGAATCCTCCTCGGCGGTGCCTTTGCCCTGATCGCATCTTCACCACAATGGTGGTGGCTCTGGGTCTGGGGGTTTGTTGCCCTGGTCACCCTGTTTCTGATGCATCTGTCGCCGTATGTCATCGAACCGCTCTTCTTCAAGTTTGAGCCGGTGCAGAAGGAGGGTCTGGAAGAAGGGGTGCGGTCGATGGCGGAAAAGGCGGGCCTGACGATCAGCAAGATCCAGCAGGTCGATGCTTCGCGGCGCAGTCGACATGGCAACGCCTACTTCACCGGAATCGGCAAGGTCAAGCGGATCGTTTTGTTTGACACCCTGCTCGAAAAGCTGACGAATCATGAGGCGTTGGCGGTCCTCGCCCATGAAATCGGCCATTGGAAAAAAGGGCACATCTGGAAACGCCTGGTCAAGACGGAATTGCTGACGCTGTTGTTCTTCTGGGCGTCCTGGTACTGTCTCGACCAGGGCTGGCTGCCATCGCTGCTTGGACTGGATACGGCCTCATTTTTCAGTCAACTGGTTATTATCGGGTTTGTGATCTCGATCCTGTCTTTTCCGCTGACGCCGTTTTCAAGCTGGCTGTCGCGACGGGATGAATGGCAGGCCGATGCATTTGCCTGTGAACTGCACGGTGAAGCGAAAGACCTGGCGTCGTCGCTGGTGAAAATGTCCCGCGACAATTTGGCCAACCTGCATCCGCACCCGCTTTATGCCTGGTTTTACTATTCGCATCCGGCCCTGGCTGAACGGGTTGGAAGGCTGCTCGGAAGGTAA
- a CDS encoding SCO family protein translates to MISTRQSAFCTLLCALVLLFTQADPALAKEAMEHSGMKMTKEGQHQHAEMPDDDPGVGLDEKIGATIPLELTFRDETGKPVTLASLINGPTIIAPIYYRCPNVCNFLQSDLARVLPDIKKKPGKEYQVLSVSFDDTETPELATKNREMYYKAMKGEYPDGAWRFLTGDHDAIMKLTGAAGYRFKKMHDGQFLHPVAIFVVDKNGMIVRYLHGTRFLPKDITLAFIEASEGRLGTTIQKVVRFCFSYDPENKTYVFNILRVTGSVVLLTAVAFMAFLFFGGKKKKGN, encoded by the coding sequence ATGATATCGACCAGACAGTCGGCGTTTTGTACTCTTCTCTGTGCGCTGGTTCTGCTTTTCACCCAGGCGGATCCAGCTCTGGCAAAAGAGGCGATGGAACACTCCGGTATGAAGATGACGAAGGAGGGCCAGCATCAGCATGCCGAGATGCCGGACGATGACCCCGGCGTCGGCCTCGATGAGAAGATCGGTGCGACCATTCCGCTTGAATTGACCTTTCGCGATGAAACCGGAAAGCCGGTTACGCTGGCCAGTTTGATCAATGGTCCGACGATTATTGCCCCGATCTATTACCGTTGTCCGAATGTCTGTAACTTTTTACAGAGTGACCTGGCCCGGGTTCTTCCCGATATCAAAAAAAAACCGGGGAAAGAGTACCAGGTTCTTTCGGTCAGTTTTGATGATACCGAGACGCCCGAACTGGCTACGAAAAACAGGGAGATGTATTATAAGGCGATGAAGGGGGAGTATCCTGACGGCGCCTGGCGTTTTTTGACCGGTGATCATGACGCCATCATGAAGCTGACCGGAGCGGCCGGATATCGCTTCAAGAAAATGCATGACGGCCAGTTTCTTCATCCGGTCGCCATTTTTGTTGTTGATAAAAACGGGATGATCGTTCGTTACCTGCATGGCACCCGTTTTTTGCCGAAAGATATCACTCTGGCTTTTATCGAGGCGTCCGAAGGGCGACTCGGGACGACCATTCAAAAAGTTGTTCGCTTCTGTTTCAGTTATGATCCGGAAAACAAAACCTACGTCTTCAACATCCTCCGGGTCACCGGTTCCGTGGTGTTGTTGACCGCCGTCGCCTTCATGGCCTTTCTGTTTTTCGGCGGCAAGAAGAAAAAGGGAAACTGA
- a CDS encoding MFS transporter yields MAVVIYITILAFSAIYAPQPLLPVLAEEFGVSRDAAAMLTTVVFLPLSVAPLLYGYILESFTPRQMLRVAVFLLAISEFFFMTVDSFAVLLGLRLFQGMLMPAILTALMTYVSTETEPGQIRKAMAVYISSTIMGGFLGRLMSGAIASLFGWRFSFLILGISLLLGFFLLGRLKAGRQSQTIKPKLDLVLTVLRRKSYLKIYVTVFCFFFVFAAIMNFLPFRVTELDSSASEMRIGFMYSGYVLGIFTAIYSVRISDLLGGPIRAMLLGLFFFGLALAGMMLPDTLVLFVLLFLFCGALFLVHSAASGLVNSLAPENKGMVNGLYVAFYYAGGMFGSSLPGLAYRAYGWSSFIIILIVIVLFGLLTVATLWSRANIDGT; encoded by the coding sequence GTGGCGGTTGTTATCTACATCACGATTCTCGCCTTTTCGGCAATCTATGCCCCGCAGCCACTGTTGCCGGTTCTCGCCGAAGAGTTTGGCGTCAGCCGTGATGCGGCGGCGATGCTGACAACGGTTGTTTTCCTTCCCCTCAGTGTTGCGCCGCTGCTGTACGGTTATATTCTCGAATCGTTTACTCCCCGCCAGATGCTGCGCGTTGCCGTTTTCCTGCTGGCCATCTCGGAATTCTTTTTCATGACGGTCGACTCTTTTGCCGTGTTGCTCGGTCTTCGTCTCTTCCAGGGAATGCTGATGCCGGCGATTCTGACGGCTCTGATGACCTATGTTTCGACCGAGACCGAACCGGGCCAGATTCGCAAGGCAATGGCCGTCTACATCTCCAGCACCATCATGGGCGGTTTCCTCGGCCGGTTGATGTCGGGAGCCATTGCCTCCCTGTTTGGCTGGCGCTTCAGTTTCCTGATCCTCGGGATCAGCCTGCTTCTCGGTTTTTTTCTCCTCGGTCGGCTCAAGGCTGGCCGGCAATCGCAAACGATCAAGCCGAAGCTTGATCTTGTACTGACGGTGCTGCGCCGGAAAAGTTATCTCAAAATTTACGTCACCGTATTCTGTTTTTTCTTTGTTTTTGCCGCCATTATGAATTTTCTGCCGTTCCGGGTGACCGAGCTTGACAGCAGCGCTTCGGAAATGCGGATCGGCTTCATGTACAGCGGATACGTTCTGGGAATCTTTACCGCGATCTATTCGGTCCGGATTTCTGATCTTCTCGGCGGCCCGATCCGGGCGATGCTGCTTGGTCTCTTTTTTTTCGGTCTGGCGTTGGCCGGGATGATGTTGCCGGATACGCTGGTTCTTTTCGTATTGCTGTTTCTGTTCTGCGGGGCGCTGTTTCTCGTCCATTCGGCGGCGAGCGGGCTTGTCAACAGCCTGGCGCCGGAGAACAAAGGGATGGTCAATGGCCTCTATGTCGCGTTCTACTATGCCGGCGGGATGTTCGGATCGAGCCTGCCGGGGCTGGCCTACCGGGCATACGGCTGGTCGAGTTTTATCATTATTCTGATCGTGATTGTTCTGTTCGGTCTGCTGACAGTGGCAACCCTGTGGTCTCGCGCTAATATTGACGGAACCTGA
- the ctaD gene encoding cytochrome c oxidase subunit I — MADAVTPAAGNRGFFDEGGKYGARGVLSWIFSTDHKRIGLLYLWCIVAFFIIGAILGLLIRLELFAPGETIMSAQTYNATFTLHGVIMIFLFIIPSIPAAFGNLVLPIQLGARDVAFPRLNLFSWWLYVIGAVMAVTALFTGGGPPDTGWTFYVPFSVETTTNVSLAALAVFVLGFSSILTGLNFLTTIHRMRAEGLTWGRLPLFIWSLYATAWIQLLATPVIGITVALLFIERLLGTGLFDPNLGGDPIMFQHLFWIYSHPAVYIMILPGMGVISEIIPVFSRKPAFGYKAIAVSSLAIAFAGSLVWAHHMYTSGMSDMAVLVFSLLTFIVAIPSAIKVFNWLATMHKGSILLDPPMLFALSFILLFSIGGLTGLILGSAATDVHVHDTYFVVGHFHYVMFGGTGMAFFAAMHYWLPKFYGRMYDKKIATISWVIIFVGFNILYMSMKAVGIMGMPRRYYDYIPEFTTMNMVSTFGSWVLGFGLLLMFVNLFRGLFKGTPMELENPWGGATLEWQVATPPPLENFDDDPVVTHGPYDFKKAGIL; from the coding sequence ATGGCTGATGCTGTAACGCCGGCCGCTGGCAACCGCGGTTTTTTTGATGAGGGTGGAAAGTACGGAGCCAGGGGGGTTCTTTCCTGGATTTTCTCGACCGATCACAAGCGGATCGGGCTGCTCTACCTCTGGTGTATTGTTGCTTTTTTTATCATTGGCGCCATCCTCGGGCTGCTGATCCGTCTGGAACTTTTCGCCCCGGGTGAGACGATCATGTCGGCGCAGACCTACAATGCGACCTTCACCCTGCACGGGGTGATCATGATCTTTCTCTTTATTATTCCGAGTATTCCGGCAGCCTTTGGCAACCTGGTCCTGCCGATCCAGCTTGGAGCCCGCGATGTCGCCTTCCCGCGGCTGAATCTCTTTTCCTGGTGGCTCTATGTTATTGGTGCGGTGATGGCCGTTACAGCACTCTTCACCGGTGGCGGGCCGCCCGATACCGGCTGGACCTTCTATGTCCCCTTCAGTGTCGAGACCACGACCAATGTCTCCCTGGCGGCGCTGGCGGTGTTCGTACTCGGTTTCTCTTCGATCCTGACCGGGCTCAATTTTCTGACGACCATCCACCGGATGCGGGCCGAAGGGTTGACCTGGGGCCGGCTGCCGCTCTTTATCTGGTCGCTTTATGCGACCGCCTGGATTCAACTCCTGGCGACGCCGGTGATTGGTATCACCGTCGCCCTGCTCTTTATTGAGCGCCTACTCGGGACCGGGCTGTTCGATCCGAATCTCGGCGGCGACCCGATCATGTTCCAGCATCTCTTCTGGATTTATTCGCATCCGGCGGTCTACATCATGATCCTTCCCGGGATGGGGGTCATCTCCGAGATTATTCCGGTCTTCTCGCGCAAGCCGGCCTTTGGCTACAAGGCGATCGCCGTCTCGAGTCTTGCCATCGCTTTCGCCGGTTCTCTGGTCTGGGCGCACCATATGTACACCAGCGGCATGTCCGATATGGCGGTTCTGGTCTTCTCCCTGTTGACTTTTATTGTTGCGATCCCGTCGGCGATCAAGGTGTTTAACTGGCTCGCTACCATGCACAAAGGGTCGATTCTGCTTGATCCGCCGATGCTTTTTGCCCTTTCGTTCATCCTTCTGTTCTCGATCGGTGGCCTCACCGGCCTGATCCTCGGTTCGGCCGCGACCGATGTCCATGTCCACGATACATACTTTGTCGTTGGACATTTCCATTATGTAATGTTCGGTGGGACCGGTATGGCCTTTTTTGCCGCCATGCACTATTGGCTGCCGAAGTTCTACGGCCGGATGTATGACAAGAAGATTGCCACGATCTCCTGGGTCATTATCTTCGTCGGCTTCAATATCCTTTATATGTCAATGAAGGCGGTCGGAATTATGGGAATGCCGCGGCGGTACTACGATTATATCCCCGAGTTCACCACGATGAATATGGTTTCGACCTTTGGCTCCTGGGTGCTCGGTTTCGGTCTGCTGCTGATGTTTGTCAATCTGTTCCGGGGCCTCTTCAAGGGCACACCGATGGAACTTGAAAATCCGTGGGGCGGTGCCACCCTCGAATGGCAGGTCGCGACACCGCCGCCTCTGGAAAACTTTGATGATGATCCGGTTGTAACCCACGGGCCGTATGATTTCAAGAAGGCGGGAATCTTATGA
- a CDS encoding DUF924 domain-containing protein translates to MTRHDDILMFWFGALEPDKPVSPERSRLWFGGLDETDQLIRDNFLDDVERAAAGEYDSWSGTARGRLALILLLDQFTRNIFRKTPQAFACDEKALSICQDGLGIAQDLDLSVIERAFFYLPLEHSEKIEIQRRSVAAFQQLIDAATPAQRQACESFHDYAVRHYEIIARFDRFPHRNKILGRRSTPDEIEFLKQPGSSF, encoded by the coding sequence ATGACGCGGCACGATGACATTCTGATGTTCTGGTTCGGTGCCCTCGAGCCGGACAAGCCGGTGTCGCCTGAGCGGAGCCGGCTCTGGTTTGGCGGCCTGGACGAGACCGATCAGCTGATTCGCGATAACTTTCTTGATGATGTTGAGCGGGCCGCCGCCGGTGAGTACGACTCCTGGTCAGGGACTGCGCGCGGCAGACTCGCCCTGATCCTCCTGCTTGACCAGTTTACCCGCAATATCTTTCGCAAAACCCCACAGGCATTTGCCTGCGATGAAAAGGCGCTGTCGATTTGTCAGGATGGCCTTGGCATTGCGCAGGACCTCGACTTGTCGGTCATTGAACGGGCCTTTTTTTATCTGCCGCTGGAGCATTCCGAGAAGATCGAGATTCAGCGCCGCTCGGTGGCAGCTTTTCAACAGTTGATCGATGCTGCGACACCGGCCCAGCGCCAGGCCTGTGAATCGTTCCATGATTATGCGGTTCGCCATTATGAGATCATCGCCCGCTTTGATCGATTCCCCCATCGAAACAAAATTCTCGGCCGGAGATCGACTCCGGATGAGATTGAATTTCTCAAGCAGCCAGGGTCGTCATTCTGA